Proteins encoded within one genomic window of Candidatus Woesearchaeota archaeon:
- a CDS encoding L-tyrosine/L-tryptophan isonitrile synthase family protein, with amino-acid sequence MIEEKELEEKAFSILTSREFCYLSKKLSEKYKSGIVKNISLAISQNKPIQFFYDVGGGYHASLDFHKPELCFDVGLGELLILYQIKKATDRIEEIYPIGCNFHLVIDNRCSQLANDVPVEKTEQYSANFRELIKEVGMNSVVDMMVESELFNIDQYDIEHITREEIDSYKLTFKEHENVIRFLGYECSEKEAILRILTYQQLIQISESLLGSATLEGVRLTQRSTNSTFCFRAFPGSDSRIQCGQVSIEYQDNTSVRPLLLTSTNFGDHNTHVVPFPRILPREVASIIISNKKGINE; translated from the coding sequence ATGATCGAAGAAAAGGAATTAGAGGAAAAAGCATTCTCAATCCTAACTTCAAGAGAATTTTGTTATTTAAGCAAGAAATTATCTGAAAAATATAAATCCGGCATAGTTAAAAACATCTCTTTGGCAATCAGTCAAAACAAGCCAATCCAATTTTTTTATGATGTTGGCGGAGGTTATCATGCAAGTTTAGACTTTCATAAGCCAGAATTATGTTTTGATGTTGGCCTGGGGGAATTACTCATATTATATCAAATAAAGAAAGCCACAGATAGAATAGAAGAAATTTATCCCATTGGGTGTAATTTTCATCTTGTTATTGATAATAGATGCTCTCAACTCGCCAATGACGTACCTGTTGAAAAAACAGAACAATATTCTGCTAATTTTAGAGAATTAATAAAAGAGGTCGGCATGAATTCTGTTGTAGATATGATGGTGGAATCAGAACTTTTTAATATTGATCAATATGATATAGAGCATATTACTAGAGAAGAAATCGACAGTTACAAATTAACATTTAAGGAACATGAGAATGTTATTCGTTTTCTTGGTTATGAATGTTCTGAAAAAGAGGCTATACTAAGAATACTGACTTATCAACAACTTATTCAAATTTCTGAGTCATTACTAGGATCAGCAACCTTAGAGGGTGTTAGATTAACCCAAAGATCTACAAATTCAACATTTTGTTTTCGAGCATTTCCTGGTTCAGATTCGAGAATTCAATGCGGTCAGGTTTCCATAGAATACCAAGATAACACTTCAGTTAGGCCTCTCTTATTGACGAGCACAAATTTTGGCGATCATAATACTCATGTAGTACCATTTCCCAGAATATTGCCAAGAGAAGTGGCAAGCATAATAATATCAAACAAAAAAGGCATAAATGAATAA
- a CDS encoding type II toxin-antitoxin system RelE/ParE family toxin, with protein MFILNYKPSFYEDLEKIVKDKIIRKQIIDKTLELENRAPIGKKLKGNPFWSIHVSNFRIIYEMNGSNIDFLRIVPRKHDYREI; from the coding sequence ATGTTCATTCTTAATTATAAGCCTTCTTTCTATGAAGATCTGGAAAAGATTGTTAAAGACAAAATAATAAGAAAACAAATCATAGATAAAACTTTAGAGCTTGAAAACAGAGCGCCAATCGGGAAAAAACTCAAAGGAAATCCTTTTTGGTCGATTCATGTTAGCAATTTCAGGATAATCTACGAGATGAATGGCAGCAATATAGATTTTTTGAGAATAGTGCCTAGGAAACATGATTATAGAGAAATATAG